From the Argopecten irradians isolate NY chromosome 13, Ai_NY, whole genome shotgun sequence genome, one window contains:
- the LOC138305939 gene encoding uncharacterized protein, translated as MDGYKFFLFYVFLIGCRAAVIPDPVSSVAIRPSGDANTASNTQIENPEEIKIAAKPDNAAENANTAQSSTSENLSPKSASANAPPSLSGKQTEQSVITADKQVTSVSKVKTASQAAQRKRKTKRILKKLSMQSMDKLRKLVLSKSLKSKSLRRLALMTYVQKANKEGMTSDSIYGKTRLQQFQMDKLMKLSADAVKKLVLNEVKVSDRTRENALKVYLKMNLPSRSEEKVKAITVETPKKKAMNTPPPGVKKGSNVIPWSKANEESKFPVQTHIKPVDISKLMPDSTPPEIIETNLKPEISKPDQGVRTGENVKTVTAQISKEKVAITLPQGVKKGSNVMSWSKENENSEFPVQTHAKALDISKIMPDSTAPESIDTNVKPDISKQDRDVNTGEKVKTVTVQTLMKKVANTPPQGVKKGSNVMQWSKENENSKFPEQTHTKPEDISKLMPDSTPPETIDAKVKPEIRKPGQVVKTGENAKTATAQIPKKVANTIPQGVKKGSNVMQWSKENENSDFPVQTHARQELSELMSDSKPKVVEDIKPEIEKPEAGVKSGDNVPQWSPETENALLQTHARQELNPVPSSEVVKGTNIKPEMSKPDSSVKIADNVPELSPETENSIMQTHARQPSLEELNPVPSSKVVKGTNITPEISKPDSSVKIADNVSELSPETENIIMQTHERQPSLEELNPVPSSEVVKGTNITPEISKPDSSVKIADNVPELSPETENIIMQTHERQPSLEELNPVPSSKVVKGTIIKPEISKPDSSVKIADNVPELSPETENALVQTHTNAEPNIPMMHSETPLSTLTQQIVKEGLRSIREPKTKPPQSDKTMTENNAELSFSSPVGQQQISASDTEAGTTHEKTNPTEMVSSFKKTSQVVSMGKPDPPRTAPEGSILSDKDISALVSSFF; from the exons ATGGACGGATATAAGTTCTTCCTCTTCTACGTTTTCTTGATAG GGTGTAGGGCTGCTGTTATTCCAGACCCAGTCAGCAGTGTAGCTATTCGTCCGTCAGGAGATGCAAACACGGCGAGCAACACACAAATTGAAAACCCAGAGGAAATAAAAATAGCGGCAAAACCTGACAATGCAGCCGAAAATGCGAACACAGCGCAGTCGTCTACAAGTGAAAACTTGTCGCCAAAATCAGCATCCGCTAATGCTCCACCCAGTCTGTCAGGAAAGCAGACCGAACAAAGTGTTATAACTGCAGACAAACAAGTCACTTCGGTGTCGAAGGTGAAGACAGCTTCTCAGGCGGCTCAACGAAAGAGAAAAACAAAGAGAATCCTAAAAAAATTGTCTATGCAAAGTATGGACAAATTGAGGAAGCTAGTGCTGTCGAAATCATTAAAAAGTAAATCCTTGCGTAGGTTGGCGCTCATGACATACGTGCAAAAAGCAAATAAGGAAGGAATGACATCTGACTCGATATACGGTAAAACAAGATTACAACAATTTCAAATGGATAAGCTCATGAAACTGTCAGCGGATGCAGTAAAGAAACTCGTTTTAAACGAAGTGAAAGTCTCCGACAGAACGCGTGAAAATGCTCTGAAAGTCTACCTCAAAATGAACCTTCCTTCGCGTTCAGAAGAAAAGGTCAAAGCTATAACTGTAGAAACTCCGAAGAAGAAAGCAATGAATACTCCACCACCGGGTGTAAAGAAGGGATCAAATGTCATCCCATGGTCCAAAGCAAACGAAGAATCCAAGTTTCCAGTGCAGACACATATTAAGCCAGtagatatatcaaaattaatgcCAGATTCAACACCTCCAGAAATTATAGAGACAAACTTAAAACCAGAAATAAGCAAACCAGACCAGGGTGTGAGAACGGGAGAAAATGTCAAAACTGTAACAGCACAAATTTCAAAGGAGAAAGTAGCAATTACCTTACCCCAGGGAGTAAAGAAAGGATCGAATGTCATGTCGTGGTCAAAAGAAAACGAAAACTCCGAATTCCCAGTGCAGACACATGCCAAAGCGCtagatatatcaaaaataatgcCCGATTCAACAGCTCCAGAAAGTATAGATACAAACGTAAAACCAGACATAAGCAAACAAGACCGGGATGTGAACACGGGAGAAAAGGTAAAAACTGTTACAGTACAAACCCTAATGAAGAAAGTAGCAAATACCCCACCCCAGGGAGTAAAGAAGGGATCAAATGTCATGCAGTGGTCAAAAGAAAACGAAAACTCCAAATTTCCAGAGCAGACACATACTAAACCAGaagatatatcaaaattaatgcCCGATTCAACACCTCCAGAAACTATAGATGCAAAGGTAAAACCAGAAATAAGAAAACCAGGCCAGGTTGTGAAAACGGGAGAAAATGCCAAAACTGCAACAGCACAAATTCCAAAGAAAGTAGCAAATACTATACCCCAGGGAGTAAAGAAAGGATCGAATGTCATGCAGTGGTCAAAAGAAAACGAAAACTCAGATTTCCCAGTGCAGACTCATGCGAGACAGGAATTATCAGAATTAATGTCTGATTCTAAACCTAAAGTTGTTGAGGACATAAAACCAGAGATAGAAAAACCAGAAGCGGGTGTTAAAAGTGGAGACAATGTGCCACAATGGTCACCGGAAACCGAAAATGCCCTTTTGCAAACACATGCAAGACAAGAATTGAACCCTGTGCCATCGTCAGAAGTTGTAAAGGGAACTAACATTAAACCGGAAATGAGCAAACCGGATAGCAGTGTTAAAATCGCAGACAATGTTCCAGAGTTGTCGCCGGAAACCGAAAACAGCATTATGCAAACCCATGCAAGACAACCGTCGTTAGAAGAATTGAACCCTGTGCCATCGTCAAAAGTTGTAAAGGGAACTAACATTACACCGGAAATAAGCAAACCGGATAGCAGTGTTAAAATCGCAGACAATGTGTCAGAGTTGTCGCCGGAAACCGAAAACATCATTATGCAAACCCATGAAAGACAACCGTCGTTAGAAGAATTGAACCCTGTGCCATCGTCAGAAGTTGTAAAGGGAACTAACATTACACCGGAAATAAGCAAACCGGATAGCAGTGTTAAAATCGCAGACAATGTTCCAGAGTTGTCGCCGGAAACCGAAAACATCATTATGCAAACCCATGAAAGACAACCGTCGTTAGAAGAATTGAACCCTGTGCCATCGTCAAAAGTTGTAAAGGGAACTATCATTAAACCGGAAATAAGCAAACCCGATAGCAGTGTTAAAATTGCAGATAATGTACCAGAGTTGTCGCCGGAAACCGAAAATGCCCTTGTGCAAACTCATACTAATGCTGAGCCAAATATTCCCATGATGCATTCCGAGACGCCATTGAGCACATTAACTCAACAAATTGTTAAAGAAGGCTTAAGATCTATTAGAGAGCCTAAAACAAAACCACCTCAAAGTGACAAAACAATGACTGAAAATAATGCAGAATTGTCATTTTCGTCTCCCGTTGGTCAGCAACAAATATCGGCATCAGATACAGAAGCTGGAACGACACATGAAAAAACAAATCCGACGGAAATGGTTTCTTCTTTCAAAAAGACTTCCCAAGTCGTTTCTATGGGGAAACCGGATCCACCAAGAACGGCACCGGAAGGGAGTATCTTATCTGACAAGGACATTTCAGCCCTCGTCTCCTCGTTTTTCTAG